In bacterium, the genomic window CATCCTGGCCTCCAACCACCCCGACGAACGCAAGAGTGCGGCGCGGTAGTCCGTTCGATTTATTTGCGTTCGTATGGAGGTGCGAAATGTATTTGAGCTTGAAAAACGACCTGACCGCGGAAGAGCGCGAACGATTGATCGCGGAAACGGTCGAGAACTACAACGAGTATCTTAATCCCGCTTTTCTGGGAATGAAAAAAAGCGCGTCGGCGAAGGAAGTGGAATGGGCTGCCGAGGGCGCGCTGATGTTCGACGTGCACGGCAAGAGCTTCATAGACTGCCTGGCCGGATACGGCGTGTTCGTCCTGGGGCACAGGCCGAAGCCCGTGATGGACGCGGTGATGGCGGTCTACGCGCGGATGGGGCTGTACAGCCAGGAGCTTCTGAATCCGCTGCAGGGCGAGCTTGCGAAAAAGCTGGCCGAAATAACGCCGGGAGACATCAAGTACACCTACTTTCACAGCGGCGGCGCGGAGTCCAACGACGCCGCGATTAAACTTGCGCGGTTGTACCACCGCGAGGTGCGCGGCGAAGAGCGGTGCGTGCACGTCACGTTCACCAATTCGTTCCACGGAAAGACGATGGGCGCGCTGTCGGGGACGAACCGCGGCGCGATACGCGACAAGTTCCAGCCGCTCGTTCCGGGGCTCGGCGAGGAAGGTACGGTCGCGCGCTACGGCGATCTTGAGGATCTCGAACGCGTGATGAAGGCGAACGCGGGGAAAGTGGCCAGCGTGATCGTCGAGGCCGTGCAGGGGGAGGGGGGGATAAACGTGCCGGGCGACGATTTCATGCCGGGCGTGCGCAAGCTCTGCGACGAGCACGGGGCGCTTTTGCACGTGGACGAGGTGCAGAGCGGGTTCTGCAGAAGCGGCGCGATGTTCTGCTGCGAGCACACGGGCGTGAAACCGGACATTATCGTGATGGCCAAGGCGATGAGCGGCGGGGTGTTTCCGATAAGCGCAGTCAGCGGCACGCGCGAGGTGTGGCAGGCGATTTTCGGCAACCCGTGGTACTTCACGAACACTTTCGCCGGAAGCGCGCCGGCGTGCGCGGCCGCGCTTGCCGCGATAGACATGATGGAGCGCGAGGACGTGGCGCGCCAGTCGCGTCAGAAGGGCGAGAGCTTCAAGAACAATCTTTGGGAAATCGCCCGGGAGTTCCCCGACGAGATCGCGGATGTGCGCGGCCTCGGGCTGTGGATCGGCGTGGAATTCCGGGAAGCCGACACAGGATTTGCAGTTTCCAAAGGTTTGTTTGAGCGCGACGTCCTTGTCGCGCACACGATAAACAACCCGAAGGTGATGCGGCTCCAGCCGCCGGTCGTGATCGGCTGCGACCTGCTTGACAAGGTGGTGGACCGGTTCCGCGACACGCTCAAGCACGTGCATGGCCATACGCACGCCGCAGTGTAGATTGCGAATATCGGGCGGGCGGGAAGGCGATTCCGCTCCGCCCGGGATTTGATTTCAGGTACAATCCTTTGAACATCACCACTCCATTTGAAATTGTGGCGATATTAGAAGGTGATTGAAATATCCTTAGACGATCTGCCTTGCTTAAAATTGAAGCATCTGGGCGCCCAGATGCTGCAGGAAAAGCTCTCGAAGATGACCGAGACCGAGCAGCGCGCGTTCCGGGAGAAGGCAAACACCGAATTCGTCAAAAAAAAACGAAGCGGCAAGAAAGGCTTACCTCAAGAAGCAGAAATCCAAGAAGAAGCATCCAGAGGCATAGCCATTTCCCGTCGGCTATAAACGCGTATCGGAAAGAACTTCTTTCCCCTCTAACTTCCCGCGTTCGCTTTCGCGCAAGCGGCGCGGCGCTCCGCCGGTGGGCAATCCCTGTGCTAGGATACGAGAAGGGCGCGGCCCCTGCCCGCCCGCATGGAGGATAGTATGACGCACGGAGTTTTCAACGTACCTAGGCCTGTAAACGAACCTGTCAAGAGCTACGCGCCGGGAAGCCCGGAGCGCGCGTCGCTGAAGGCGCGGCTCGACGCTATGTGGAAGGAAGAGGTCGAGGTCCCGCTCATCATCGGCGGCAAGGAAGTCCGCACCGGCGACGTTGCGGATATCGTTTGCCCGCACGAGCATGCGCATCTGCTCGGCCGCTACCACCGCGCGGGCGCGGCCGAAGTCGAGGCCGCGATACAGGCATCGCGCGAAGCGTGGGCGGACTGGAGCGAGACGCCGTGGCACATGCGCGCGAGCGTTTTCCTCAAGATGGCGGAGCTTCTGGCCGGGCCGTGGCGCGACACGCTGAACGCGGCGACGATGCTCGGCCAGAGCAAGAACGTTTTCCAGGCGGAGATCGACTCCGCGTGCGAGCTTGTGGATTTCTGGCGGTTCAACCCGTACTACGCGCAGGCGATTTACAGCGAGCAGCCG contains:
- a CDS encoding aminotransferase class III-fold pyridoxal phosphate-dependent enzyme, whose product is MYLSLKNDLTAEERERLIAETVENYNEYLNPAFLGMKKSASAKEVEWAAEGALMFDVHGKSFIDCLAGYGVFVLGHRPKPVMDAVMAVYARMGLYSQELLNPLQGELAKKLAEITPGDIKYTYFHSGGAESNDAAIKLARLYHREVRGEERCVHVTFTNSFHGKTMGALSGTNRGAIRDKFQPLVPGLGEEGTVARYGDLEDLERVMKANAGKVASVIVEAVQGEGGINVPGDDFMPGVRKLCDEHGALLHVDEVQSGFCRSGAMFCCEHTGVKPDIIVMAKAMSGGVFPISAVSGTREVWQAIFGNPWYFTNTFAGSAPACAAALAAIDMMEREDVARQSRQKGESFKNNLWEIAREFPDEIADVRGLGLWIGVEFREADTGFAVSKGLFERDVLVAHTINNPKVMRLQPPVVIGCDLLDKVVDRFRDTLKHVHGHTHAAV